The following coding sequences lie in one Psychrobacter arenosus genomic window:
- a CDS encoding TraR/DksA C4-type zinc finger protein, protein MSIDTNKAKERLLTLKKEYAERIEKIEDHIQHPQDDLNEHWDDQAISMRQNDMRKSLLVEAKQGLNYVQHALSQIENGSYGECEVCGEAIEEKRMEALPYATLCMEHAE, encoded by the coding sequence ATGAGCATTGATACTAATAAAGCCAAAGAACGTCTCCTGACTCTGAAAAAAGAATATGCAGAGCGTATTGAGAAAATTGAAGATCATATCCAGCACCCTCAAGATGATTTAAACGAGCACTGGGATGACCAAGCCATCTCTATGCGCCAAAATGATATGCGTAAGAGTTTGTTGGTAGAGGCCAAGCAAGGCTTGAATTACGTCCAGCATGCTTTAAGTCAAATTGAAAACGGCAGTTATGGTGAATGTGAAGTTTGCGGTGAAGCCATAGAAGAAAAACGTATGGAAGCCCTGCCTTATGCTACTTTATGTATGGAACATGCTGAATAG
- a CDS encoding thiamine phosphate synthase: MTSFLLADSAAMTTFPQLYLLTNDDEFALLYQKLEIALATGVVSLLQVRRKQILAQSNGREQVYSEAQQLLALATRYNVAMVMNDDIALAQQLGIGVHLGQGDGDVTMARQALGEQAIIGRTCHHSLDLVQAALQEGANYAAMGAVFASTTKPEAQIVSREALVAGAQQGIDLCVIGGITAENIGELRGVAIRYVAVVGDILNHPVTAIAARCELWQQELRRWYQ, from the coding sequence ATGACTTCCTTTTTACTTGCTGACTCAGCTGCGATGACTACGTTTCCGCAACTCTATCTATTGACCAACGATGATGAGTTTGCGCTTCTCTATCAAAAGCTAGAGATAGCCTTAGCTACTGGAGTGGTGAGTTTACTGCAAGTGCGCCGCAAGCAAATATTGGCGCAGTCGAATGGCCGTGAGCAAGTCTATAGTGAAGCGCAGCAACTGTTGGCGCTGGCTACTCGTTATAACGTGGCTATGGTGATGAATGACGATATCGCATTAGCGCAGCAGTTAGGCATTGGGGTGCATTTGGGCCAAGGCGATGGTGATGTGACCATGGCAAGGCAGGCTCTGGGCGAACAAGCCATTATAGGGCGGACTTGTCATCACTCGCTAGACTTAGTACAGGCAGCGTTACAGGAGGGTGCAAACTATGCCGCTATGGGGGCGGTCTTTGCTTCTACGACCAAACCGGAGGCGCAAATAGTCTCGCGTGAGGCGTTAGTGGCAGGAGCACAGCAAGGCATAGATTTGTGTGTGATTGGTGGCATAACGGCAGAAAATATCGGGGAATTGCGTGGTGTGGCAATTCGCTACGTAGCAGTCGTTGGCGATATTTTAAATCATCCCGTAACGGCAATAGCGGCGCGATGTGAGCTGTGGCAGCAGGAATTACGTCGTTGGTATCAATAA
- a CDS encoding serine hydrolase, translating to MVMTKKQLMAALISLSLGSMAQAGLTISEGGSSNSNAKIGWGGADSLSEARTIMYTNKSGSGVKTIDNGYGSSTITNSGTPSYNTSYNGGYSNPTYNAGSVYDQLAVSTGSRGVVVLDVESGKPIYEKSADIARPIASVSKLMTAMVLLDSGQDMREEIVIEPIDFVGPKRASSNLKSGDRMNRAELLLMMLMKSENPAAKSLARHYPGGYDAFMNAMNQKARSLGMSTAFFGDPTGLDKRNVASPNDLVKMVKAAGNYDVIRRFSTTKSYDFFVANYSAGNRVYKANNTSSLVRSGDYPIGISKTGFINEAGNCVVMETRVNNRPAIIVILGANSSATRWDDAKNILAGLATRRTV from the coding sequence ATGGTAATGACTAAAAAACAGCTCATGGCAGCACTGATTTCTTTGAGTCTTGGCAGTATGGCACAAGCGGGTTTGACGATCAGTGAGGGTGGCAGCTCTAATTCTAATGCTAAAATAGGCTGGGGCGGCGCCGACAGTCTGTCCGAAGCCCGCACTATCATGTATACCAATAAATCTGGTAGTGGCGTGAAGACGATTGATAATGGCTATGGCAGCAGCACCATTACCAATTCTGGTACACCAAGCTACAATACGTCTTACAATGGCGGTTATAGCAACCCTACTTATAATGCGGGTAGCGTCTATGACCAACTGGCCGTGAGTACAGGCTCCCGCGGCGTGGTCGTCCTAGATGTCGAATCGGGTAAGCCTATCTACGAAAAAAGTGCTGACATCGCGCGTCCTATTGCCTCTGTTAGTAAGCTCATGACCGCTATGGTGCTGCTAGACAGTGGGCAGGATATGCGCGAAGAAATCGTGATTGAACCCATTGATTTCGTGGGTCCTAAGCGCGCCAGCTCAAACCTAAAGTCGGGCGATCGCATGAACCGCGCTGAGCTGCTGCTCATGATGCTAATGAAGTCTGAAAACCCAGCGGCTAAGAGTTTAGCGCGTCATTACCCAGGCGGTTACGATGCCTTTATGAACGCTATGAACCAAAAAGCGCGCTCGTTAGGGATGAGCACAGCCTTCTTTGGCGACCCAACAGGTCTCGATAAGCGCAATGTGGCTTCGCCTAATGACTTGGTAAAAATGGTCAAAGCTGCGGGTAACTATGATGTGATTCGTCGTTTTTCAACCACTAAGAGCTACGACTTCTTTGTTGCCAACTATTCAGCCGGTAACCGTGTTTATAAAGCCAACAATACCAGTAGTTTAGTTCGTTCAGGGGATTACCCAATCGGTATCTCTAAAACGGGCTTTATTAATGAAGCTGGTAATTGTGTCGTTATGGAAACTCGGGTGAATAACCGTCCTGCGATCATCGTTATCTTAGGGGCAAACAGTTCGGCCACGCGTTGGGATGATGCTAAGAATATCTTGGCAGGTCTCGCAACTCGCCGCACGGTGTAG
- a CDS encoding response regulator, with protein sequence MIRVLVVDDHDLVRMGISRMLSDSPDIEVIGEADSGDMALKLAKQLTPDVVLLDVNMPNIGGLEATKRLVQLDKGIKILAVSSMSAQPYPSMLLKAGANGYITKGTPLEEMIRAIKKVYQGGRYFSSEVAEQLAETLLSDNAGSPFDLLSDREKQVAMMVVNCQSPQQIADQLFVSVKTINTYRYRIYEKVGVDSDVKLTHLAIRHGLIQP encoded by the coding sequence ATGATTCGGGTCTTAGTAGTTGACGATCACGATTTGGTCAGAATGGGCATTAGCCGGATGTTAAGTGATAGCCCTGATATTGAAGTGATTGGTGAAGCAGATAGCGGCGATATGGCGCTAAAGTTGGCCAAACAGCTCACACCTGATGTCGTGCTACTGGACGTCAATATGCCCAACATTGGCGGTCTAGAGGCGACCAAGCGTCTGGTGCAGCTGGATAAAGGCATCAAAATTTTAGCGGTGAGTAGTATGTCTGCTCAGCCCTACCCGTCGATGCTGCTAAAAGCAGGCGCGAATGGCTATATCACTAAAGGCACGCCCCTCGAAGAAATGATTCGGGCCATCAAAAAGGTCTATCAAGGTGGGCGGTATTTTAGCAGTGAAGTTGCTGAGCAACTGGCCGAGACCTTATTGTCTGATAATGCCGGCTCCCCTTTTGATTTACTCAGCGATAGAGAAAAGCAAGTCGCTATGATGGTTGTCAATTGTCAGAGTCCTCAGCAGATTGCCGATCAATTATTTGTCAGCGTGAAGACCATTAACACGTATCGCTATCGTATTTATGAAAAGGTGGGCGTAGACAGTGATGTCAAGCTGACGCATTTAGCCATTCGCCACGGCTTGATTCAACCTTAA